A DNA window from Chitinibacter fontanus contains the following coding sequences:
- a CDS encoding YeeE/YedE family protein: protein MQIDLAHFTPIASLIGGAMIGLAAGLLILLAGRIAGIAGIIGGLLTGASDKNWRILFMAGLVLSPVIWRWFAPLPELNMVTSPVGLIVAGLLVGMGTRYANGCTSGHGICGLSRFSLRSLVAVVSFMSAGFVTVFVIKHLI, encoded by the coding sequence ATGCAAATTGACCTTGCTCACTTTACCCCAATCGCATCACTTATTGGTGGCGCCATGATTGGTCTGGCCGCCGGCCTGCTTATCTTGCTAGCAGGGCGAATTGCAGGCATTGCCGGCATTATTGGCGGGCTACTGACGGGTGCTTCCGATAAAAATTGGCGGATTTTATTTATGGCTGGCCTAGTGCTGTCACCCGTCATTTGGCGTTGGTTTGCGCCTCTACCCGAGCTCAATATGGTGACCTCGCCAGTAGGATTAATCGTGGCAGGCTTATTGGTGGGTATGGGCACGCGCTATGCCAATGGCTGCACCAGTGGGCATGGCATTTGTGGCTTATCCCGCTTTTCCTTGCGCTCCCTAGTTGCGGTAGTTTCATTTATGAGTGCAGGTTTTGTAACCGTATTTGTAATCAAGCACCTCATCTAG